A stretch of Brassica napus cultivar Da-Ae chromosome C6, Da-Ae, whole genome shotgun sequence DNA encodes these proteins:
- the LOC106359268 gene encoding uncharacterized protein LOC106359268 → MSTSGFSLFVGLLQLVGFLLPLRTYAIRKDIGFLEERICRTTIQGRYLISDDEGNVCNALSLDSRTRCCPLKGERFSCHGCNILSQCCSSYEFCVSCCLNPTRTLLEKVVKIKMAKPATAGTYRTVFDFCAGRCRHSSESVVHENAYHSKFHHCFSLTSNASGANLTQVETRLLGIDVIVGRQGDSCDDVCKSRGQLCVMNKLSLLNQCDVMQRYMTCKGSCLASAGADQPAEVADDAPRDLYPGACLYSRTQSMLSCDGSHQYTRRLCPCA, encoded by the exons ATGTCGACATCTGGGTTTAGTTTGTTCGTCGGTCTTCTACAACTCGTTGGTTTCTTACTTCCGTTGAGAACATATGCAATTAG GAAGGACATCGGATTCTTAGAAGAGAGGATTTGCAGAACAACCATCCAAGGAAGGTATCTGATCTCTGACGATGAAG GCAATGTGTGTAATGCTCTGTCTTTGGATTCTCGAACCCGTTGCTGCCCACTGAAAGGAGAAAGATTCTCTTGTCA TGGATGCAACATACTTTCGCAATGCTGCAGCTCTTATGAGTTTTGCGTCTCTTGCTGCTTGAATCCAACTCGG ACGCTTCTCGAGAAGGTGGTGAAGATAAAAATGGCTAAGCCTGCTACAGCAG GGACATACAGGACAGTATTTGATTTTTGTGCCGGGAGATGCCGCCATAGTTCCGAGAGTGTG GTTCATGAAAATGCATACCACAGCAAGTTTCACCATTGTTTTTCTCTGACGTCAAATGCTTCAG GGGCTAATCTTACACAAGTTGAAACAAGGCTTCTTGGCATTGACGTTATTGTCGGAAG GCAAGGAGATTCATGCGATGATGTTTGCAAGTCACGTGGACAATTGTGTGTGATGAATAAACTCTCACTTCTAAACCAATGTGACGT CATGCAAAGATACATGACTTGTAAAGGCTCCTGTTTAGCAAGTGCCGGGGCTGACCAACCTGCTGAAGTTGCAGATGATGCGCCTAGAGATTTG TATCCAGGCGCGTGCTTGTATAGCCGGACGCAATCAATGCTTTCTTGTGACGGTTCACACCAATACACCCGACGACTCTGCCCATGCGCCTAG
- the LOC106359336 gene encoding tetrapyrrole-binding protein, chloroplastic-like yields the protein MATTNSLHHHHHSSYQHHRHNLHYQSHFGPTSLSLKHPTSTATFSSLICYSSSSSSALVTSATTTNTSDITTETATKFDVLATHLTNQDFKKADEETRRLLIQIAGEAAIKRGYVFFSEVKSISVEDLQAIDNLWTKHSDGRFGYSVQRNIWLKVKKDFTRFFIKVEWMKLLDTEVVQYNYRAFPDEFKWELNDETPLGHLPLTNALRGTQLLKCVLSHPAFEIAGDDDNEEGKEAESRGGGKAQTKDTRVFKTDYSF from the coding sequence ATGGCCACCACAAActctctccaccaccaccaccactcttCTTACCAACACCACCGCCACAATCTCCATTACCAATCTCACTTCGGACCAACTTCTCTCTCACTCAAACACCCCACTTCCACCGCCACATTCTCATCACTCATCTGCtattcttcctcttcctcctccgccCTCGTCACCTCTGCTACCACCACAAACACTTCCGACATAACCACTGAAACTGCAACCAAGTTCGATGTCCTAGCGACCCATCTGACCAACCAAGATTTCAAGAAAGCAGACGAAGAAACTAGGAGACTTCTCATTCAGATAGCCGGAGAAGCCGCCATAAAACGCGGCTACGTTTTCTTCTCCGAGGTGAAGTCCATCTCCGTGGAAGATCTTCAAGCTATCGACAACCTGTGGACCAAACACAGCGATGGGAGGTTCGGATACAGCGTGCAACGCAACATCTGGTTAAAAGTCAAGAAAGACTTTACGAGATTCTTCATTAAAGTTGAGTGGATGAAGCTTCTTGATACAGAGGTGGTTCAGTACAACTACAGAGCTTTCCCTGACGAGTTCAAGTGGGAGCTTAACGATGAAACGCCTCTAGGACACTTACCGTTAACAAACGCCTTGAGAGGAACGCAGCTTCTGAAATGCGTTTTGAGCCATCCTGCGTTTGAGATAGCTGGCGATGATGATAATGAAGAAGGAAAAGAAGCTGAGAGCAGAGGGGGTGGTAAAGCACAGACAAAAGACACAAGAGTGTTTAAAACAGATTACAGCTTCTGA